A window of the Oncorhynchus masou masou isolate Uvic2021 chromosome 13, UVic_Omas_1.1, whole genome shotgun sequence genome harbors these coding sequences:
- the LOC135551402 gene encoding relaxin-3 receptor 1-like → MSEADFQRLEMFFQILHKDPSCNHSHLTFHNTSMVYNLDFPGDGSHWLRAIISVVYCAVATGGLLGNLLVLYLLCSTRTIVKSAINFFVFNLALADLLLSLALPFWAVDITLDYNWPFGLAMCKAVSLLTGLNVYASCFFLMAMSLTRYCSVATALKPAAPLGHKLCDSRVTTALIWAGALVAAAPRAVFADLNRVGMANDTACLLRFPKGTNWLAVNQLLRLLFGFLLPYFIMILSYLLLLRFLCRHKLNGVNPQRQAHVSKSVAVVVLSFCTCWFPYNVLTLWSALIQLDLTEISPSYYFVQTYLFPLANCLAFTSCCLNPVIYCLIRREYRKALRTLVLKSSLAIASKACLSAVNSNEDQNRDGQLGIPLNNMESHTAQSYTKRSALPSTTLSLGPSPKGLCPLNDLT, encoded by the coding sequence ATGTCTGAGGCTGACTTCCAGAGACTTGAGATGTTTTTCCAGATCCTGCACAAGGACCCCTCCTGCAACCATTCCCACCTGACCTTCCATAACACCAGCATGGTATACAATCTGGACTTCCCTGGCGATGGCTCCCACTGGCTGCGCGCCATCATCTCCGTGGTGTACTGTGCCGTGGCCACCGGCGGACTGCTGGGCAATCTTCTCGTGCTGTACCTTCTCTGCTCCACCCGGACCATCGTCAAGAGTGCCATCAACTTCTTTGTGTTCAACCTGGCCCTGGCTGACTTGCTACTCTCCCTGGCGCTGCCGTTCTGGGCAGTAGACATCACCCTGGACTACAACTGGCCTTTTGGTTTGGCCATGTGCAAGGCCGTGTCCCTCCTGACGGGCCTCAACGTCTACGCCAGTTGCTTCTTCCTGATGGCCATGAGCTTAACCCGCTACTGTTCAGTGGCTACTGCACTCAAGCCCGCTGCACCACTCGGTCACAAGCTTTGTGATTCCCGGGTAACTACCGCACTTATATGGGCCGGGGCACTGGTGGCTGCTGCACCGCGTGCCGTGTTTGCCGATCTCAACAGAGTAGGCATGGCCAATGACACTGCATGTCTGCTCCGCTTCCCTAAAGGTACAAATTGGCTGGCTGTCAACCAACTCCTGAGGCTTCTGTTTGGCTTCCTGTTGCCCTACTTCATCATGATCCTCTCCTACCTGCTCCTGCTGCGCTTCCTCTGCCGGCACAAGCTGAACGGTGTCAACCCACAGCGACAGGCTCATGTCTCCAAGTCCGTGGCAGTTGTGGTGCTCTCCTTCTGCACCTGCTGGTTCCCGTATAACGTGCTAACTCTCTGGAGTGCGCTGATCCAACTGGATCTAACAGAAATCAGTCCCTCCTACTACTTTGTCCagacctacctcttccccttggCCAACTGTCTGGCCTTCACCAGTTGCTGCCTCAACCCTGTCATCTACTGCCTCATTCGCAGGGAGTACCGCAAGGCCCTGCGCACCCTGGTCTTGAAGTCAAGTCTTGCAATCGCTTCCAAAGCCTGCCTCTCGGCAGTCAACTCCAATGAGGACCAGAACCGTGATGGACAGCTGGGCATCCCGCTCAACAATATGGAAAGCCACACGGCCCAGTCTTACACCAAGAGGTCAGCACTGCCTTCTACCACTCTATCGCTGGGTCCCAGTCCCAAGGGCCTCTGTCCGCTCAATGACCTCACCTGA